The Bordetella sp. FB-8 genome includes a window with the following:
- a CDS encoding M20 family metallopeptidase has product MNARIPDDALPPALDPQALQAYVDEKWDGQIIPALTTYIEIPAKSPSFDADWEKNAYIERVIRDAAQWVESQKIHGLTLEIVRLPGRTPVIFFDAPGTRSDNGDTILLYGHLDKQPEFNGWRKDLGPWTPKLEEGKLYGRGGADDGYAVYASITAIMALDQQGVPRPHCVGIIETCEESGSYDLLPYVDALRDRLGNVALVVCLDSGAGNYDQLWMTTSLRGLAAGTLEVQVLDEGVHSGDSSGVVPSTFRILRHVLDRLEDSGTGRLLPNSLHCEIPAERIAQVKTTAGILGDAVWERFPWSCGANGSFVLPMTTNPEEALLNRTWRPTLSVTGAEGLPPLSSAGNVLRPRTAFKLSLRLPPLIDAPAAVQEIKHLLEDNAPYNAKVTFHADKGAATGWNAPETALWLADALDRASNQYYGAPCGFIGQGGTIPLMSILQQGFPKAQFMVCGVLGPKSNAHGPNEFLHVPYGKKITASVAQIMADLPA; this is encoded by the coding sequence ATGAATGCCCGCATTCCCGACGATGCCTTGCCGCCAGCACTCGATCCCCAGGCCCTGCAGGCCTACGTCGACGAAAAATGGGACGGCCAGATCATCCCCGCGCTGACCACCTACATCGAGATTCCCGCCAAGAGTCCGTCCTTCGATGCCGACTGGGAAAAGAACGCCTATATCGAGCGCGTCATCCGGGACGCGGCGCAATGGGTCGAATCGCAAAAAATCCACGGCTTGACGCTGGAGATCGTGCGTCTGCCGGGCCGCACTCCCGTCATTTTCTTCGACGCCCCGGGCACCCGTTCGGACAACGGCGACACCATCCTGCTCTATGGCCACCTGGACAAGCAGCCCGAATTCAACGGCTGGCGCAAGGACCTGGGTCCTTGGACGCCCAAGCTCGAGGAGGGCAAGCTCTACGGCCGCGGCGGCGCCGACGATGGCTATGCCGTCTACGCCTCGATTACCGCCATCATGGCGCTGGATCAGCAGGGCGTGCCGCGCCCGCATTGCGTGGGCATTATCGAGACCTGCGAAGAGTCCGGCAGCTACGACTTGCTGCCTTATGTCGATGCGCTGCGTGACCGACTGGGCAACGTGGCCTTGGTGGTATGCCTGGATTCGGGCGCCGGCAACTACGACCAGTTATGGATGACCACCTCGTTGCGCGGCCTGGCCGCCGGCACGCTGGAAGTGCAGGTGCTCGACGAAGGCGTGCACTCGGGCGATTCCAGCGGCGTGGTGCCCTCGACCTTTCGCATCCTGCGCCATGTGCTCGACCGCCTGGAAGACAGCGGCACCGGCCGCCTCCTGCCCAATAGCCTGCATTGCGAAATCCCCGCCGAGCGTATCGCGCAGGTCAAGACCACGGCCGGCATCCTGGGCGACGCCGTATGGGAGCGTTTCCCCTGGAGTTGCGGCGCCAACGGCAGCTTCGTGCTGCCCATGACGACCAATCCCGAAGAAGCGCTGCTCAACCGCACTTGGCGTCCGACCCTGTCGGTGACGGGCGCCGAAGGCCTGCCGCCCTTGAGTTCGGCCGGCAACGTGCTGCGTCCGCGCACGGCCTTCAAGCTGTCACTGCGCCTGCCGCCCCTGATCGATGCGCCCGCCGCCGTGCAGGAAATCAAGCACCTGCTCGAAGACAACGCGCCCTACAACGCCAAGGTGACCTTCCACGCCGACAAGGGCGCGGCCACCGGATGGAACGCGCCGGAAACGGCCCTGTGGCTGGCTGACGCGCTCGACCGCGCCTCCAACCAGTACTATGGCGCGCCGTGCGGCTTCATCGGCCAGGGCGGCACGATTCCGCTCATGAGCATCCTGCAGCAGGGCTTTCCCAAGGCGCAGTTCATGGTGTGCGGCGTACTCGGCCCCAAGTCCAACGCGCACGGCCCCAATGAGTTTCTGCACGTACCCTACGGCAAAAAAATCACCGCTTCCGTGGCGCAGATCATGGCGGACCTGCCCGCATGA
- a CDS encoding MBL fold metallo-hydrolase RNA specificity domain-containing protein: protein MKISFHGADREVTGSCHLLQAGGLRVLIDCGMYQGGRELEEENAQDFGFDPGSIDYLLLTHAHLDHCGRIPLLVRRGFRGEIIATAATRELARLVMLDAARLQEEEAERGARHARRGGAVPDQSLYGTLDALNALERFGRAAAYGEPIALTPALRATFHDAGHILGSASIRIEDTSGPVRSVIFSGDLGSSGRAILSDPETPPPADVVVMETTYGDRAHKALEPSVEELYQAITDTFARGGNVVIPTFALERAQEILFYLRQGVELGRLPRSMSVFLDSPMAISATEIFRRHAECFSSKSQALFDEGRDPFTLPGLRFTRDVAGSMALNRIVGGAVIMAGSGMCTGGRVRHHLRHNLGRRDSSVIFVGYAARGTLARELIDGAKQVTLFGEKFSVRARLHTINGFSAHADRDELLAWHRALKPAHTILVHGDEQSMQRFASVLENTEVCMPKRGDAFVF from the coding sequence ATGAAAATTTCGTTTCACGGCGCGGATCGAGAAGTGACCGGCTCGTGCCATCTGCTGCAGGCTGGCGGCCTGCGCGTGCTGATCGATTGCGGCATGTACCAGGGTGGCCGCGAACTCGAAGAGGAGAACGCGCAGGATTTCGGCTTCGATCCGGGCTCGATCGATTACCTTCTTCTCACGCACGCGCATCTGGACCACTGCGGACGTATTCCTTTGCTGGTCAGGCGCGGCTTTCGTGGCGAGATCATCGCGACCGCCGCCACCCGCGAACTGGCGCGGCTGGTCATGCTCGATGCCGCGCGCCTGCAGGAAGAGGAAGCTGAGCGCGGCGCACGGCACGCGCGTCGCGGTGGCGCGGTGCCGGACCAGTCCCTCTACGGCACGCTGGACGCACTCAACGCGCTGGAGCGCTTCGGGCGCGCGGCAGCTTATGGCGAGCCGATCGCATTGACGCCAGCGTTGCGCGCCACGTTCCACGACGCCGGGCATATTCTCGGATCGGCGAGCATCCGTATCGAGGATACAAGCGGGCCGGTCCGGTCGGTCATTTTCTCCGGCGACCTGGGCAGCAGCGGCCGGGCGATCCTGAGCGATCCCGAAACACCGCCTCCGGCCGATGTCGTCGTGATGGAGACCACCTACGGCGACCGGGCGCACAAGGCACTGGAGCCGTCGGTCGAGGAGTTGTACCAGGCGATTACCGATACCTTCGCAAGAGGCGGCAATGTCGTAATCCCGACTTTCGCGCTGGAGCGCGCGCAGGAAATTCTCTTTTACCTGCGCCAAGGGGTGGAACTTGGGCGCTTGCCGCGTTCGATGTCGGTGTTCCTCGATTCGCCGATGGCGATCTCGGCCACGGAAATATTCCGCCGCCACGCGGAATGCTTTTCATCAAAAAGCCAGGCCTTGTTCGACGAAGGCCGCGATCCTTTCACGCTGCCGGGCTTGCGCTTTACACGCGATGTCGCGGGCTCGATGGCCTTGAACAGGATCGTAGGCGGCGCCGTCATCATGGCCGGCTCGGGCATGTGCACGGGCGGCCGGGTGCGCCATCACCTGCGGCACAATCTCGGGCGGCGCGATTCAAGTGTCATTTTCGTCGGCTACGCTGCGCGCGGCACGCTTGCGCGCGAGCTCATCGACGGAGCCAAGCAGGTGACGCTGTTCGGAGAAAAATTTTCCGTGCGCGCGCGGCTGCATACGATCAACGGCTTTTCCGCGCACGCCGACCGCGACGAATTGCTGGCCTGGCATCGTGCGCTGAAACCGGCGCACACGATACTCGTGCATGGCGACGAGCAGTCGATGCAGCGCTTCGCATCGGTGCTGGAAAACACCGAGGTTTGCATGCCCAAGCGCGGCGATGCGTTCGTC
- a CDS encoding EAL and HDOD domain-containing protein, with product MNIEGNSETLIARQAIMNRQSECVAHELLFRGRSRDTSAVVDDGFASTMTVVQNLLGRIGIETVLGEGDGFLNCPDEFLASGFIDILPARRMVLEILESSRLGDALARRCRALRSRGFRIALDDVRAINPEMLAFLSNVDLVKIDWPYVDLDTATRITQACHAAGKIVLAEKVETPEDYAQALEIGCDLFQGFYFTRPQLLKSGNKATENSAALLGILDLVLQEADIEDIEHALKIVPSLTVKFLRLANSSSLWRTHMSEITSVRKALSLVGYKQLARWCCFMLYGADKNGETDPLAQLVMRRADFMERIAHKISPFDERLQHQAYLSALLSLAHIPQGSDAHSFMSGVAVGEAIREAVVSHSGWLGTLLTVAECAERGDFPTQAQLADLCPEGQPEALLDGLYL from the coding sequence ATGAATATCGAGGGAAACTCCGAAACGCTTATCGCGCGTCAGGCGATCATGAATCGGCAGAGCGAGTGCGTTGCCCATGAGTTGCTGTTTCGCGGGCGCAGCCGGGATACGTCGGCTGTCGTCGACGACGGCTTCGCAAGCACGATGACGGTTGTACAGAATCTGCTTGGCAGGATAGGCATCGAGACCGTTCTGGGCGAGGGCGACGGTTTTCTGAATTGCCCCGACGAATTCCTTGCTTCCGGATTCATCGACATTCTGCCTGCTCGTCGAATGGTGCTCGAGATTCTGGAGAGCAGCAGGCTGGGCGATGCGCTTGCGCGGCGGTGCCGCGCCTTGCGAAGCAGGGGGTTTCGTATCGCGCTGGACGATGTCAGGGCAATCAACCCGGAAATGCTCGCCTTTTTGTCCAATGTCGATCTGGTCAAGATAGACTGGCCCTACGTTGACCTGGACACCGCGACCCGCATCACGCAGGCGTGCCACGCAGCCGGCAAGATAGTGCTTGCGGAAAAGGTCGAAACGCCCGAGGACTACGCGCAGGCGCTTGAAATCGGCTGCGACCTGTTCCAGGGCTTCTACTTCACCCGGCCGCAGCTGCTAAAGAGCGGCAACAAGGCAACCGAGAATTCCGCAGCGCTGTTGGGCATACTCGACCTGGTCCTGCAGGAGGCCGATATCGAAGATATCGAGCACGCCCTGAAGATCGTGCCATCGCTGACGGTCAAGTTCTTGCGCCTGGCCAACAGCAGCAGCCTGTGGCGCACGCACATGTCCGAAATCACCTCGGTGCGCAAGGCCCTGTCCCTGGTCGGATACAAGCAATTGGCGCGCTGGTGCTGCTTCATGCTCTATGGCGCCGATAAGAACGGCGAGACGGATCCGCTCGCGCAGCTTGTCATGCGCCGCGCGGACTTCATGGAGCGTATCGCGCACAAGATATCTCCTTTTGACGAGCGCCTGCAGCACCAGGCCTATCTTTCCGCGCTGCTGTCCCTGGCCCATATTCCACAGGGCTCGGATGCGCACAGTTTCATGAGCGGCGTAGCCGTGGGGGAGGCGATCCGCGAGGCGGTCGTCTCGCACAGCGGCTGGCTTGGTACCTTGCTGACGGTGGCCGAGTGCGCGGAGAGGGGGGATTTCCCGACGCAGGCACAGCTTGCCGACCTCTGTCCCGAAGGTCAGCCGGAAGCGCTGCTGGACGGTCTCTACCTTTAG
- a CDS encoding DUF1415 domain-containing protein, which produces MIVEDVSACQAAADTRLWVERAVIGLNLCPFAKAVQIKGQVRYAVSDAVDEEGVLADLEDELMLICEADPDAIDTTLLILPEALHDFYAFNDFGELSDRLLKRMRLVGSLQVATFHPAFQFADTDPRDMGNYTNRSPYPTLHILREDSLDRAVEAFPEAETIYERNIETMESLGIEGWRKLMQA; this is translated from the coding sequence ATGATCGTCGAAGACGTGTCGGCCTGTCAGGCGGCGGCCGACACACGGCTCTGGGTCGAGAGGGCCGTCATCGGCCTGAATCTGTGCCCCTTTGCCAAGGCGGTGCAGATCAAGGGCCAGGTGCGCTACGCGGTGAGCGACGCGGTGGACGAGGAGGGCGTGCTGGCCGACCTCGAGGACGAGCTGATGCTGATCTGCGAGGCCGACCCGGACGCAATCGATACCACGCTGCTTATCCTGCCCGAGGCCTTGCACGACTTCTACGCGTTCAACGATTTCGGCGAGCTGTCCGACCGCCTGCTCAAGCGCATGCGCCTGGTGGGCAGCTTGCAGGTCGCGACCTTCCATCCGGCGTTCCAGTTCGCCGATACCGATCCGCGCGACATGGGCAACTACACCAACCGGTCGCCGTATCCGACGCTGCATATCCTGCGCGAAGACAGCCTCGACCGCGCGGTCGAGGCCTTTCCCGAGGCCGAGACGATCTACGAAAGAAATATCGAGACCATGGAAAGCCTGGGAATCGAAGGGTGGCGCAAGTTGATGCAGGCGTAG
- a CDS encoding LOG family protein has translation MKALSPRRVPLPWEHEKSRDEDAQAGQRIGAIMRDASYLQADCDTTFLREDITRGVRLQLDYLKAEQVLRAHGIDRTIVVFGSTRLREPTTARSELESARGKALACPGDAVLGRALRIAEHRAELSRYYDIGRQLGRLVGKAGDPGLAVLTGGGPGGMEAANRGAFDAGAKSVGLNISLPREQYPNPYLTPGLCMSFHYFAMRKLHFMKRAVALVALPGGFGTLDELFCALTLIQTRKTAAIPVVLIGQAYWRKVFDADFLAESGGIDEEDRELFWYAESAQEAWDGILAWHRRNGAALFAQAGPKENRS, from the coding sequence ATGAAAGCCCTCTCCCCGCGCCGCGTGCCGCTGCCGTGGGAGCATGAAAAATCCCGCGATGAGGACGCACAGGCCGGGCAGCGCATCGGCGCGATCATGCGTGATGCCTCCTATTTGCAGGCCGATTGCGACACGACATTCCTGCGCGAGGACATCACGCGCGGCGTGCGCCTGCAGTTGGACTATCTCAAGGCCGAACAGGTGTTGCGCGCCCACGGCATCGACAGGACGATCGTCGTCTTCGGCAGTACGCGCCTTCGCGAACCGACGACCGCGCGCAGCGAACTGGAATCGGCCCGCGGCAAGGCGCTTGCCTGCCCCGGCGACGCAGTGCTCGGGCGGGCGCTGCGCATTGCCGAGCATCGCGCCGAACTATCCCGCTACTACGACATCGGAAGGCAGTTGGGGCGCCTGGTGGGCAAGGCGGGTGATCCGGGGCTGGCCGTCCTGACGGGCGGCGGTCCGGGCGGCATGGAGGCGGCAAACCGCGGTGCATTCGATGCGGGTGCCAAAAGCGTAGGCCTGAATATTTCCTTGCCGCGCGAGCAGTATCCCAACCCCTATCTGACGCCCGGCCTGTGCATGAGCTTTCACTACTTCGCCATGCGCAAGCTGCATTTCATGAAAAGAGCGGTGGCGCTGGTTGCGCTGCCGGGCGGATTTGGCACATTGGACGAATTATTTTGCGCGCTGACGCTGATCCAGACGCGCAAGACCGCCGCGATCCCCGTGGTGCTCATCGGCCAGGCGTATTGGCGCAAAGTCTTCGACGCCGATTTTCTCGCCGAGTCGGGCGGTATCGACGAGGAAGACCGCGAGCTGTTCTGGTATGCCGAGTCGGCGCAGGAGGCTTGGGACGGCATTCTTGCCTGGCATCGCCGCAACGGCGCAGCGCTATTCGCTCAAGCCGGGCCGAAAGAGAATCGATCATGA
- a CDS encoding universal stress protein produces the protein MFKKILISTDGSELSNQAASAGVDFARRMGAQVLAVYVAQPMEAFMGFEGAAVAYAGNYEKDIAEQAGKYLTRISDLARTAGVKAQTLTVSAYNAADGIMQAASEEHCDLIFIGSHGRSGLSRLVLGSVSSRVASLSKISTLVFHIKQEA, from the coding sequence ATGTTCAAGAAAATCCTGATTTCCACCGACGGTTCCGAACTGTCGAACCAGGCCGCCAGCGCCGGTGTCGACTTCGCGCGCCGCATGGGCGCCCAGGTGCTGGCGGTGTATGTCGCGCAGCCCATGGAAGCCTTCATGGGTTTCGAAGGCGCGGCGGTTGCCTATGCCGGCAATTACGAGAAAGATATAGCCGAACAGGCCGGAAAATATCTTACGCGTATCAGCGACCTTGCCCGGACCGCGGGCGTAAAAGCGCAGACGCTTACGGTGTCCGCCTATAACGCCGCCGACGGCATTATGCAGGCCGCCTCGGAAGAGCACTGCGACCTGATCTTCATCGGCAGCCATGGCCGTAGCGGCCTGTCGCGCCTGGTTCTGGGCAGCGTCTCGTCCAGGGTGGCCAGTCTCTCCAAAATTTCCACGCTGGTGTTCCACATCAAACAAGAGGCTTGA
- a CDS encoding EAL and HDOD domain-containing protein, protein MHIEESSETLIARQSIMNRQGECVAHELLFRGRSLDASAVVDDDFASTMTVVQNLLGRIGIETVLGEGDGFLNCTAEFLESSFIDILPAPRIVLEILETCELNDALAQRCRVLRGRGFRVALDDVREMTPEVSAFLPYVDVVKIDWPFVGQDMLKRITQVCHAAGKLVLAEKVETLEDYAQAREIGCDLFQGFYFTRPQLFKSNKATENSAALLGILDLVMREVDVNDIEHALKMAPSLTVKFLRLANSSSRWRTRVAEITSVRKALSLVGYKQLARWCCFMLYGANENDVADPLAQLIMRRANFVERIVRKISPHDERLQQEAYLSALLSLAHIPQGTDAGSFMRGVAVGGSIRKAVVSRGGWLGTLLAVAECVERGEFPTQAQLADLCSDCHREALLDGLYL, encoded by the coding sequence ATGCATATCGAAGAAAGTTCCGAAACGCTCATTGCACGCCAGTCGATCATGAATCGACAAGGCGAGTGCGTGGCCCATGAGCTGCTGTTTCGCGGCCGCAGCCTGGATGCATCGGCCGTCGTCGACGACGACTTCGCAAGCACGATGACGGTCGTGCAGAATCTGCTTGGCAGGATAGGCATCGAGACCGTTCTGGGCGAGGGCGACGGCTTTCTGAACTGCACCGCTGAATTTCTTGAATCCAGCTTCATCGATATTTTGCCCGCCCCGCGGATCGTGCTGGAAATTCTGGAGACCTGCGAACTGAATGACGCGCTCGCGCAGCGGTGCCGCGTGTTGCGCGGCAGAGGGTTTCGCGTCGCGCTGGACGATGTCAGGGAAATGACTCCGGAAGTATCCGCCTTCCTGCCCTATGTCGACGTGGTCAAGATCGACTGGCCGTTCGTCGGGCAGGATATGTTGAAGCGCATCACGCAGGTCTGCCACGCGGCGGGCAAGTTGGTGCTTGCGGAAAAGGTCGAGACCCTCGAGGACTACGCGCAGGCGCGTGAAATCGGCTGCGACCTGTTTCAGGGCTTTTACTTCACCCGGCCGCAGCTGTTCAAGAGCAACAAGGCAACCGAGAATTCCGCAGCGCTGCTGGGCATACTCGATCTGGTTATGCGCGAAGTCGATGTCAACGACATCGAGCATGCGCTGAAAATGGCTCCTTCGCTGACCGTGAAATTTCTGCGGCTGGCCAACAGCAGCAGCCGGTGGCGCACGCGCGTGGCCGAGATTACCTCGGTGCGTAAAGCGCTGTCGCTGGTCGGATACAAGCAATTGGCGCGCTGGTGCTGCTTTATGTTGTATGGCGCCAATGAAAACGACGTTGCCGATCCGCTCGCTCAGCTCATCATGCGCCGCGCAAATTTCGTCGAGCGAATTGTGCGCAAGATATCTCCCCACGACGAGCGCCTGCAGCAGGAAGCGTATCTTTCAGCGCTGCTGTCGCTGGCTCATATTCCGCAAGGCACGGACGCGGGCAGTTTCATGCGCGGCGTGGCGGTGGGCGGCTCCATCCGCAAAGCGGTCGTCTCGCGCGGCGGTTGGTTGGGCACCTTGTTGGCGGTGGCCGAGTGTGTAGAAAGAGGGGAATTCCCGACGCAGGCCCAGCTTGCCGATCTCTGCTCCGACTGCCACCGCGAAGCGCTGTTGGACGGCCTCTATCTCTAG